In Corallococcus caeni, the DNA window TCGGCCTCCGCATCGAGGGGATTTCTCGCTGGGTCAAGCTCGGTGGCGTGGTCGTGCAACCGAGCCTTGTCCTTCTGCCGTTCATGCTTGCCGCATTCTCCCGGACGCGCACCCCGCTTGCGACGACGGGGATGGTCGTTGCCGCGCTGGCCATGGCGCTCCAGCCCGACCGTGCGATGGCGGCCATGATGACCGCGACGCTGGCGACTGTCGTGGCGACGCGCGCGGACCGGCTGACGTGTCTGGCACTCACGGCCAGCCTCGCGGCGTTCATGGTGACGCTGCTGCGCCCCGACGCGCTTCCAGCCGCCCCCTTCGTCGACCAGGTCCTCCTTTCGTCCTTCGCGGTCCATGCCCTTGCCGGGCTGGCCGTCGTGGCCGGCTCGGCACTGCTGCTCGTCCCTGTGCTCATCGGTGGTTCCTATGACGAGGAGCGCCGCGCGACCTCTCTCGCCTTCGGGTCTGCCTGGCTTGCGGCGAGCCTTGCCGCCGCGTTCAGCAATTCCCCGACACCGGTCGTGGGCTACGGCGGCAGCGCGATCCTCGGCTATCTCCTGAGCCTTTCGACCCTGCCGAGGCCGGTGAGCGCGCGGGGCGGCCCAGCAATCGCCCCGCCCGACAAGCCGCTGGCTTCGCGCGACAGCCATTCAAGAATCGCACTCGCCTAGCCCCCCAAACGGATGCCCAGCCATGACAATGCCTCGCCCTGGACGGCGGGTTCGCTACCTATTGCCTGCGGTACTGCTCGCGGTCGTGCTCTGGTTCACGTGGACGCGGCTCACGCGCAGTCGCGGCGACCAGCGGGCCTCGTTCACGCCCGCGATTCAGCAGTGCGACGCGCTAGGGCCCCTGCGTTACTGCATCAACAGGGCCGCCGGGGGCACCAACGGCGACGTCGTCTATCATCACCACGGGCGCAATCTCGACGAGACGAGCTGGAACGACGACACCTATTTCACCGGCATGCTGCAGGCGCAGTGGCAGGCCACGGGAGCCCTCCCTCCCACGGTGGTGACCGTTTCGTACGGCTCGACGTGGCTCCTGACTCCGAAGGGCGCGAAGGAGAAGAGCGGACTCCTCGATGACTTCATGGCACGTCTGCCCGCCATCGAGGCGAAGGTGGGACGCCCCCGGCGGCGGATGCTGTTGGGGGAGTCGATGGGTGGGCTCAACGTCCTTGTCGCGGGCCTGTCCCATCCGGCGCGGTTCGCGAAGGTCGCGGCGCTCTGTCCGGGCGTCTACACCGACACCCCCTTCTCCTCCTTTGACACCATCAGGGCCTCGATGGAGCGCACCGGGGCCGATCCCAAGATCGTGTTCGGCGTCTGGTTGATGGCGCGCGAATACGTGGCCGACGAAGTCGAATGGCGCCGCGTCTCGCCCCTGGAGCTGGTGGCGCAGGCGGGGCCCGACCATCCGGAGCTCTATCTCTCCTGCGGCCTCTACGATGCCTACGGCAACTACGAAGGCACCCAGCGCCTGGCCAACCTTGCCCGTCAGC includes these proteins:
- a CDS encoding alpha/beta hydrolase-fold protein translates to MTMPRPGRRVRYLLPAVLLAVVLWFTWTRLTRSRGDQRASFTPAIQQCDALGPLRYCINRAAGGTNGDVVYHHHGRNLDETSWNDDTYFTGMLQAQWQATGALPPTVVTVSYGSTWLLTPKGAKEKSGLLDDFMARLPAIEAKVGRPRRRMLLGESMGGLNVLVAGLSHPARFAKVAALCPGVYTDTPFSSFDTIRASMERTGADPKIVFGVWLMAREYVADEVEWRRVSPLELVAQAGPDHPELYLSCGLYDAYGNYEGTQRLANLARQRGVRTEWNPLYGGHCASDVASLADFLVR